The nucleotide window TACATTCCTATGTGAGATTTCTGCCAAACTGGTTTTTATGAGATATATatgtgaatgtgttgtatattcagtaactttatttaaaatttcaatgtATTTGGAGCATATTGTCTGCAGTACAACATTGTAAATACGCTCATACACGTATGGTCATGCAAACACATGCTAATGATGGGAAAAATGAATTCATGCGAATAAATGATATCGCCATTGTTTGGAACTAATTGAGTTTTACTACAATTTACTAGTTGGTATCAATACTGGACCATTGGTTGTGCATTTGTGTTGTATGCCTATGACCTCCTAGATCATCCGATCGGTGGACCATCTCTTGGGTGAGCCATAATTCAATAATAGCATAGGTTGAATGTTCATAGCATTCTATTTATCATTCATTTTTAGGTGGTCAATAAAAGTTTCAAGGGTGTGTTTGCCTTTTGCCATTCCTTTGAAACTCGTATGATTTCTGTGGCAATGGTTTTAATACTTCAGTTACTTGAATCGACTTGTTTGTCTTGAATCGTGTTGCAACTTTCCCGAGTTAGAGGTTCGACTTGTTTTGTCTTGAATCGTGTTGCAACTTTCCCGAGTTAGAGGGTTTATTGGCCCCAACTCGCACAAGTCTGGCGTGACTAGGGAGCGGCTTGTGACATCAAACAGGTAATGTTTATTGCTTTAAGAAAGTCTCTCATTTTGTGGATTTGTAAAAGCTTTCGGAGATTTGAATTTGCATCAAATCCATGGATATATAGGGTGTGGATTTGAAAAATCCACGGATTGACAAAtctctaacaaaaaaaaaaaaaaaacaagttggTGGCTTTTTCACTAACCCCTACCCTAAATCCCTTTACCCAAACAACCTCTTTATGGACTAGACTGGAATGGACAGTTTTCCATTTCTTGTTGATTCCAAACATgcgtttcatatatatatatatatatatataaacaatcaTGTTGCACCGTTTGGCTCTTTGAATGGAATTGGACATGCACCAGATCCATTTCAATCACCAAAATCCATGGTCAGCTTCTTGGGCCATGGCTCACCATTTCCTTTTCAGCTATGTCCCACCATCGTTGCCATTGCAGCTCTCACCAATGATTTCCACAGGAACACTCCCCGCCTTTGAATTGATGGAACCGGCTGGCGTCTCTGGCGACAATTTCCCTCCCTTCAATCTCCGATATAAACCTGGTCGCATCGTGGCAGTCCATGCAGACTCGAAGGTTCTTGATGATGACGATTTTAGTCCCTGGCGGTGTGCTGATGAGCCCGAGCCCGATTGCAAGCTTCTCACTGTGGCCGAGTAGAATCTCTTCCTTCACATGTTCTTCCACATTTTGGACCACTAAACCAGTTTTAGCCACATACCCAATAGATTTCATTCTCTTTATCAGATCTTCCAAGTAGTTATAGATCTCTTTATATGAAGGGTGAGATCTATCTCCTGACTCAAATGCATGGACCACTCCGTTGATCTCAATCCAGGTACATGCCTTCTCTTTCCTTACACCTCTATCCAACATCAGCCTCCTGACCTGGGCCACACCTTCCCAGTCTCCAATCAGACCGTAGAAATTAGACAACAACACGTATGGCCCGCTTTCTTGTGGCCTCAATTCCATCAACTTCTCCCCAACACTCCTTGCTAGATCCACATTCTTGTGGAAGCAGCATGAGCTGAGGAACGCTGTCCACAGCCTCACGTCTGGCTCGACCGGCATCCTCTCGATGAACCAACAGGTCTCCTCGAGGCGGCCCGCCCTTGAGAGGAGGTCCACCATGCATGTGTAATGCTCCATCATGGGTGTGATGGAGTATGTATGGACCATGGAGTTGAAAATATCCCATCCTTCTTGCATTAGGCCAGCATGGGTGCATGCATAAAGGGTGCCCAACAATGTTATCTTGTTTGGGACAAAGCCCATCAACTTCATCTGATCAAAGGCTCTCAGAGCCTCTGATCCAAGGCCATGTTTGCCATACCCCATTATTAGAGTAGTCCATGAAACTATGTTCTTGGATGGCATGTTGTCGAAACATCGGCAAGCATCATCCATGCATCCGCTCTTAGCATACACGTCGACGAGCGCGTTACCGACCGGAACATAAAACTCAAATCCATGCTTAATTACCAAACCATGGACTTGTCTACCGTTGATCAATTGGGCCAAGTCTGCACAAACAGAAAGAACACTAACCAGTGTTGTGAAATCTTCCTTTTCACCCACTGATCGCATTTTTTTGAAGAATTGCATCGCTTCCCCGCCGTGCGAATTCCGCGCTAGGCCTGAGATCAATGAATTCCATGACCCCACAACCCGGCTCGGCATCCCATCGAACAACTGGATGGCTTCTGTTGTTTGGCCACATAGGCATAATCCAGTGATCATTGCATTCGTCGCGATCACATCTCTTTTGGGTGTGTCGTAATATACACGACGGGCGCT belongs to Magnolia sinica isolate HGM2019 chromosome 8, MsV1, whole genome shotgun sequence and includes:
- the LOC131253531 gene encoding pentatricopeptide repeat-containing protein At1g25360-like, which translates into the protein MLQRKQFSWAKKISAYVNEGQCQKGLTLIHYLQKSGAEITEFHLSAVLKACGRLQAIDEGKVAHAMILKRGYHGDVVLMTSLVDMYSKCSTIDSARRVYYDTPKRDVIATNAMITGLCLCGQTTEAIQLFDGMPSRVVGSWNSLISGLARNSHGGEAMQFFKKMRSVGEKEDFTTLVSVLSVCADLAQLINGRQVHGLVIKHGFEFYVPVGNALVDVYAKSGCMDDACRCFDNMPSKNIVSWTTLIMGYGKHGLGSEALRAFDQMKLMGFVPNKITLLGTLYACTHAGLMQEGWDIFNSMVHTYSITPMMEHYTCMVDLLSRAGRLEETCWFIERMPVEPDVRLWTAFLSSCCFHKNVDLARSVGEKLMELRPQESGPYVLLSNFYGLIGDWEGVAQVRRLMLDRGVRKEKACTWIEINGVVHAFESGDRSHPSYKEIYNYLEDLIKRMKSIGYVAKTGLVVQNVEEHVKEEILLGHSEKLAIGLGLISTPPGTKIVIIKNLRVCMDCHDATRFISEIEGREIVARDASRFHQFKGGECSCGNHW